AAATTATAAATTTAATTTGATACTTGAAGAGCTTTGAGTTATACAAGTAGACATATGGACTAAATTGATGCGTGATTTGTGTCTAAAAAAATCATGTCGTTTTTTCGTCATTTCTGAAACATTGTATCTTTCTCTCCTTaaatttttttctctctctctacaAACCCAAATGGTTAACCCATCGGAGGATTCCTCGAATTTTCCTTCAACAGCAGCCCAAATCTCCATTAAACGATGACCAAAGTATTTATTTAGTTCCTTAACAATAAAATCCCACATCCTGTTTTGACCAATTCCTCAAGCAACTGTTTGTTTATATATATCAACAtaaaagtaaaacaaaataaagaattgAATTCTCTGATTTTGCTTTCCTGAATTGATTTTTAGATTTGTGTTTTATCCAATTCAGTTGAACccaaatttgaaatgaaaatgtTGAAACAATTGATGCtagttttttttagttttacTCAGATTTGTTTTTGGACAAGAGTGTCACATGGCCCAGTAAAAAGACACCAATACATTAATTTGAAGGTCCAACTAGTCTGCCGTTAAACATAGGggtatttaattaataaaattaatATAGTATGTACTTTTGGATTAATAGATGGACAAAATGTGTATTTTTTGATTAATAGATGAACGGAGGCTATAAGTAAACCATTTATCAAATAATAGGAGTAATTTAGGCCCTTTTCCCTTATTATTATTACATTATTATTTTTTCCACTATTTGTTgagtttttaagctaaaataagcttaaaagagggtgaatgggaaaataaaaattttaattttcccACCTTGACAATgagacattgtcccatattggaagaggaaaatatttttgatgggtatatatataattgctcttcttttagctcttaaagagttaagaagaaggcaagtctcgcgtcgtcgtcgtcgctcgcttgGCTTCGGCTTCAGCttcggtcaaatgatcgattgattgattaatttttggactaaatttatttgttaatagtaaatattaacgtaatattattaaatatccattttttgtaaacagaaaagtaatattaaatccaacatagtattaatattaaatccaacaGAATATTAATTGTTTTTCCGTTATCCGTTATCCATTTTCCTTTTTTGTAAAGGAAAATTAAGTTTCCTCCTCGTTATGAATTCCCGGTTTATTGTtgcgtaaatagccatttatgttatgaccGTTTTACGTAAACAATCCTTTTGAAGAGATGCACCTCTTCAATTTAAGCTCAACATATTGGCTATAAATAACAGTCCATTCTCATAGATTTTCTATACGAATTTCCGAGTTCTCCTCCTTTCTTCTGTATTATTTTAACTACAAAGAAAGTAACAGTAACTGTAATTTGTTACCGATCTTCGTGTTcgttgaaacactggggtttgaagtaccgctacagtagtgtgtaattcgttctatcctgggaggaaataatccacaaccttgggtactaggaggggattaaattccttaaggaaacactgtgaattcagtggactCAGATTGAATTCTAATTCGTTTACATTTctgtttatatgttattttatctTCTACAGAATtcttttacaaatacagtttactaacaagcttaaggaatttaatttattttctgtatttgtatTATACTCACTGTTTCTGAGAGTAAAACCTTTATGATTTTCTAATccattggagattaaaatctacgtgattttaacgtttgtttgtatcattcttttacagaaatgacgaATGACAACACAAACCATAATGTTCCTACGGTGactgccaatgcatcgacaagccGAACAACACCGGTAGTGGCACCGGCAAGAAAACCCGAAAATTTTTCCAGAATTAATTTCAAGGGTtggcagcagaagatgttcttctacttgactactttaAGTTTACAAAAGTTCATTAAGGAAGATGTTCTTGTTCTGCCCAATGAAACTCCAGATAAtgaacgctttctcgtgattgaagCATGGAAGCATACTGATTTcctgtgcaagaattatattcttagtagGCTAGAGGACGATCTGTATAACGTCTATAGTAATGTGGAGATGTCAAAAGAAGTGTTGATTGCGCTTGAAAGGAAATACAAAACCGAAGATGTCGGGTTGAAGAAATTCGTTGCCGCTAAATtttacaaaatggtagatagcaagtctgttataacccaagtccaggaattacaagtgattattcatgatctccttgctgaaggtataagtAGAATTAATACTAATGTTGAAAGTATTAATTTTATTATGTGTACTAACataattttcattgaaggtcttgtcaccaatgaagcattccaagttgtAGCGATCATTGAGAAGTTGCCTcttttgtggaaggacttcaaaaactacttgaaacacaaacgcaaGGAGATATCGCTTGAGGCCGTAGAAACtaaacaataatgggagcaaacattgttgaggatactcttcaaaataagagaaatatgAAGCAGGCTTATGGACTAAATatcaacccaagcaagaagcggttcaacgGAAATTGCTACAACTATGGGAAAACTGGACACAAATCCACAGATTGTTGTGCTCCGAAGAAAGATAAGAAGAAGAGTCAAGCAAACATAGTTGAAAAGCAtgaagatgttgatgacttgtgtgctaTTATTTTTAAATGCAACCTAGTGGGAAATCTtaaagagtggtggattgattctggagccactcgccatgtttatGCCGTTAGAGAATCATTTGCTACATATGCTCCCGTTGGATCCGAAGAGACGCTTTCTATGGGAAATTTTGCAACGGCCAAAATTGAAGGATGCGGGAAGATATTTCTGAAAATGACTTTTGGCAAGGTGGTGACTCTAAACAAcatccttcatgttcccgagattagaaAGAACTTAGTCTCTGTTGCACTTTTTGTTAAGAACCGGTTTAAATGTGTTTTTGTATctgataaggttgtaataagtaagaatgagatgtttgtaggaaaaggttatcTCACTGAGgaccttttcaagctgaatgtaatggttgttgagaataataataaaatttcagcttcttcttacttactcgagtcaaataatttatggcatattcgtttgggtcatgtcaattataaaaccttgtagaaaatgattaacttgaaagtattgcctaagtttgaatgcgataaattaaaatgtcaaatatgtatggaatctaagtatgttaaacatccttataaatcagttgaaaggaattcaaatcctttagacttaattcacacagatatttgcgacatgaagtcaataccatctctcggtggaaagaagtatttcataacttttattgacgacaatacttgatattgctatgtttacttacttaatagtaaataTGAAGCAATAgatgcattcaagcaatacaaaaatgaagttgaaatgaaacttaacaagaaaataaaaatgataaaaagtgataggggtggtgaatatgaatctccttttgaagaaatatgtttagaatatggaattattcatcaaacaacggccCCTTACACGATCCAATCCAATggaattgtaaaaataaagaatcgttcattaaaggagatgatgaacgcattattgataagttctggtttgccacagaacttgtggggagaaaccgttcttacggctaacccgatactaaatcgagtacccccatagcaaaacacaatccattccatatgaaaaatggaaaggaaggaaacccaacttgaattattttaatgtgtggGGGTGTTTGACAAAAgcgcaagttcctaaacccaaaagggtaaaaataggaccgaaaaccgttgattgtgttttcataggatatgcgaccaatagtaaagcatatcgatttctggttcataaatcaaaaaatcccgatattcataataatacggttgcagaatcaaataatactgagttctttgaaaatatatattcgtataaaaaggaatgtgagtcgattggtgaaggatctaaatgacctcgggaagaaacaaaagaaagtacatttaatcaggaggatctaagacgtagtaaacgtcaaagaacgtctactttatttggaccagattttgtgactttcttattgaaaAATGAGCcgcgaacatttaaagaagctattaTTGAAAAATGAGCCGCGAACATTTAGAAAAGCTATGTCTTATTTGGAATCattattttggaaagaggcaTTCAATAGTGAAATAAAATCCATATTGAATAACCATATATGGGAATTGGTCGATCTTCCTCCTGAAAATAAacttttgggttctaaatggatttttaagaggaaaatgaaagatgatggcactattgataaatttaaggcaagacttgtagtCAAAAAGTATAGAAaatgagaaggtcttgactactttgatacatactctccagttacaagaattacgtccatacgaatgttagtagcattaactgcagtttatggtcttgaaatccatcaaatggacgttaagatgaccttcttaaatggagatttggaggaagaaatctacatggaacaacctgaagggtttgtggttccaggtaaagaaaagaaggtatgtagacttgttaagtcctttacggactaaaacaagcacccaaacagtggcatgcgaaatttgaccaaacaatattgtcaaatggttttaagataaatgaatgtgataaatgtgtgtacattaaaaatatttcaaatcacatagtcattatttgcttatatgtggatgatatactgataatgagtaatgacattgccaacataaatgtgattaagcgtatgctaactagaaagtttgatatgaaggacttgagAGTTGCTGATTtgattctggggattaagatccataagactcctcaaggtctggcattgtcacaatctcattatattaagacagtacttgaaaattcaagcacttatggtttaaagttgcaaagactccaattgacgtgaatcttgcattagcaaagaacaaaggccaaagcatattacaattggattatgctcgtgtgttgggatgcttaatatATGTCATGAATTGTACATGACCatatatagcttgtgctataagtaattgagtcgatacacgagcaatctaGGTTAATCTCATTGGATGGAAATGAAATGAGTTTtaggatatttagaacatacccaggACTTTGCTTTGTACTATAGTAAATATCCTGTGGtgattgagggatactgtgataCAAATTGGATCAGCGGTTCAACTGAttctaagtccacaagtggatatgtattaaCTATTGGTAGAGGAGCGGTATCCTGGAAATCGTCCAAACAAAcctgtattgcccgctctacaatggaagccgggttcatagccttagataaagccgatgaagaagctgaatggctttagaatttcttggaagacattccattttggcccaaaccgttggcaccaatatgcatacattgcgatagtcaagcggcaatttgaaggctgggagcgttatgtagaatggtaaatctcgtcatatatgaCGAAGACATAAAGTCGTTAGGTAACTACTCTCTAGAGGATCCACTTataaaaggcctaactagagaggtagttgagaaatcatcgaggggaatgggactatggtcTAGAATAAGTCATTGTggtggtaactctacctagaagactcgagatcccaagatctaggttcaaggagatcaaaaaaagtcattaatgacggttcaacaatgtcaactaaaattttggtccattcatgtgatgagacaatgttcagtaccaaggataaagcattaacactttttaatgatttctaaatttgatagggggtatatcaaatagtgtatctatgataactagggattatgatgtattttacactccttcttgcttaagttttgattagaaatgtgtacaaaatagtcccaaaggcttacatgttgtacttgattgcagggtttgatcaacaaggtgacaatttgtcaaaaaccagctcaaaaaggagtgaaacatgcacaagtaccaagaccacGGCCAAGCTTAGTCAAACAGGACCAGTGCGGCCGCATaccattctatgcggtccgcaaagatgaagttcagagagcagGTATTTCAGGCAACCAAGCAATGCGACCGCAaagtattttgtgcggaccacattgATTCCATTGCAGCTGCACtagactttgtgcggtccgcggagctcAAGTTTAGAGAGTTGCCAAGTTGGAGGATTATGCCCAATGCGGtctgcggtccattttgtgcggaccgcaatagaagccatcgcggccgcggtgcattttgtgtggtTAGAtgtggccaacttcagagagccCATTATCtcagccaagagccttagtgtagctgcactcgattttgtgcggtccgcactagccctgcaggggtatttttgtccagaattttcagcctagtataaatagtttcttttcccatttttaggtcatcagttgtattttgagacagagctgcgctcgtgaacacttttttttccattttgagtaattttagcttagtttcatcattgaatcgTCAAGTCTTATCTATTAACTaattattatgggtttttcttcatctctttctttattttcttctataatcatgagtagctatacccattagctagagttgtggcccaaccctagtgtgggtaattgatgggttttGTGTTttaatgcttgattgtctatgggtgtttgatatttggactaatttagggttttaatattgaattagtggttgcaaacactagtttatgcctagtagactttagctcttcttgagaaagagagcctaagtccatgaaattggtccaacaaggaattggggcatattcaagagattgatagccccaattaaagggttaaacctagagatagtaatacccgacttgaacttgaattgcttgcacaaattggcatacccaattggtcttgagaaatttaattcgggcaaaatcactcgaactactgagaggtatagagtgagtagaattgtgcaatggttatatcatactcccaaaatatgaaaatctagccttagactcgagaatccGTCAATTATCCACCTAGGAGATAGTCACTGccctagtgccttttacctaTTTATACAACTTGCAATAGTTTAATCTCAgctttacttagcctaatttcgcatattagtaGTATAAAActagaagtaaaatcaaaaccaataacgtttagaagtacaattaggaacaattacgcaactccaatttagatagaaattCAACTCCAacatctagctccctgtggaaatcgattcCGACCTTCTCGAGTAAAAGTTGTTTCGACCcctcttgctactttgtagtagtacagggttggcctcaatcactt
The Nicotiana sylvestris chromosome 11, ASM39365v2, whole genome shotgun sequence DNA segment above includes these coding regions:
- the LOC138881342 gene encoding uncharacterized protein: MTNDNTNHNVPTVTANASTSRTTPVVAPARKPENFSRINFKGWQQKMFFYLTTLSLQKFIKEDVLVLPNETPDNERFLVIEAWKHTDFLCKNYILSRLEDDLYNVYSNVEMSKEVLIALERKYKTEDVGLKKFVAAKFYKMVDSKSVITQVQELQVIIHDLLAEGISRINTNVESINFIMCTNIIFIEGLVTNEAFQVVAIIEKLPLLWKDFKNYLKHKRKEISLEAVETKQ